In one window of Phormidium ambiguum IAM M-71 DNA:
- a CDS encoding aminopeptidase P N-terminal domain-containing protein, whose product MQREYQKRREELMAKIGNGTAIFRSAPVAVMHNDVEYAYRQDSDFYYLTGFNEENAVAVLAPHHAEHRFILFVQPKDKEKEVWTGYRVGVDAAKEKYGADEAYPISELDEKLPQYLEKADRIYYHLGRDRKFNETILSHWQRLIATYSKRGTGPIAIEDSNFILHPMRLIKSETELELMRKAIAISVEAHNHAREFAKPGRYEYEIQAEIEHIFRLRGGMGPAYPSIVASGANACILHYIENDRQLQENDLLLIDAGCCYQYYNGDITRTFPVNGKFTPEQKIIYDLVLTAQLAAIDQVKPGNPWNLGHDTAVRILTEGLVELGLLTGDIEEIIKEEKYKAFYMHKTGHWLGLDVHDAGIYKHGEDAWQTLQPGQILTVEPGIYIAPDYQPAEGQPEIDDKWRGIGIRIEDDVLVTESGNEILTAGVPK is encoded by the coding sequence ATGCAAAGAGAGTACCAAAAACGTCGGGAAGAGTTAATGGCGAAAATTGGCAATGGTACAGCTATTTTTCGCAGTGCGCCAGTGGCGGTGATGCACAATGATGTAGAGTATGCTTATCGACAGGATAGTGATTTTTATTATTTGACGGGGTTTAATGAGGAGAATGCGGTAGCAGTTTTAGCGCCTCATCATGCAGAACATCGGTTTATTTTATTTGTGCAACCAAAGGATAAAGAAAAGGAAGTTTGGACGGGATATCGGGTAGGGGTGGATGCAGCAAAGGAAAAGTATGGCGCTGATGAAGCTTATCCAATTAGTGAATTAGATGAAAAGTTACCACAATATTTAGAAAAAGCTGACAGAATTTATTATCATTTGGGACGCGATCGCAAATTTAATGAAACTATTCTTTCTCATTGGCAAAGGTTAATTGCTACTTATTCTAAACGGGGAACGGGGCCGATCGCAATTGAAGATAGTAACTTTATACTTCATCCGATGCGCTTGATTAAAAGTGAGACGGAATTGGAGTTAATGCGAAAAGCGATCGCTATTTCTGTAGAAGCACATAATCACGCTAGAGAATTTGCTAAACCGGGACGTTACGAATACGAAATTCAAGCAGAAATCGAACATATTTTTCGCTTGCGGGGTGGCATGGGGCCTGCTTATCCTTCGATCGTTGCTTCTGGCGCGAATGCTTGCATTTTACATTATATTGAGAACGATCGACAACTCCAAGAAAACGATTTACTGTTAATTGATGCTGGATGTTGCTATCAATATTACAACGGTGATATTACGCGGACTTTTCCAGTGAACGGTAAATTTACACCGGAACAAAAGATAATTTATGATTTAGTTTTAACGGCACAATTAGCAGCAATTGACCAAGTAAAACCGGGAAATCCTTGGAACTTAGGACATGATACCGCCGTGCGAATTTTGACCGAAGGTTTAGTTGAATTGGGATTACTAACAGGTGACATTGAAGAAATAATTAAAGAAGAAAAATACAAAGCATTTTATATGCACAAAACTGGACATTGGTTAGGTTTAGATGTGCATGATGCGGGAATTTATAAACATGGCGAAGATGCTTGGCAAACTTTACAACCAGGACAAATTTTAACTGTAGAACCAGGAATTTATATTGCACCTGATTACCAACCAGCAGAAGGACAACCAGAGATAGATGACAAGTGGCGGGGAATTGGTATTCGTATAGAAGATGATGTGTTAGTCACCGAGTCAGGAAATGAAATTTTGACTGCTGGCGTACCTAAATAA
- a CDS encoding acyltransferase family protein — MVFFPLPKLQIDPLLSLRGFACLMVVMAHSLPPRSTIYYQNYDLTWLIFSPGGVAVRIFFCLSGYLIGKAFYNQRYTTQLSGIINFWRNRALRIFPAYYSFVIILGLLFYPQIWQPENRLHLLRILTFTYDYTLPVDFHGAFWYVSTEVQFYLIVPFIYIFLRDRLTKLKQIITTFIILILFSLCLRLIIWTLITTHTPLLDQQMNSFISYIYIPLITNLESFFCGFLVNALIINQKAKESINQTKKTFITQPKLALLLIMLLYILTAYCRYHHQFYLLFIAPSITAILTSAFLYLIESDPYPKSYHFPQTSFWELPLIIFGYLGHFSYGIYIWHYPIITKLTPILLISNNPLKAFFFRFIETITLSTLLAIATYYLIEQPAIKLKKTSIRRVR; from the coding sequence ATGGTATTTTTTCCTTTGCCAAAACTACAAATAGATCCTCTGCTTTCACTGCGAGGGTTTGCTTGTTTAATGGTGGTTATGGCACATTCTCTACCACCCAGATCTACAATTTACTATCAAAATTATGACTTAACTTGGTTAATATTCAGCCCCGGAGGTGTCGCAGTCAGAATCTTCTTTTGTCTTTCCGGTTACTTAATTGGCAAAGCATTTTATAATCAACGCTATACTACACAATTAAGTGGAATAATTAACTTTTGGCGAAACCGTGCTTTAAGGATTTTCCCTGCTTACTACTCCTTTGTTATAATATTAGGATTGCTTTTTTATCCGCAAATTTGGCAACCAGAAAACCGACTACACTTGCTAAGAATTTTAACTTTTACTTATGATTATACCTTGCCAGTCGATTTTCACGGAGCTTTTTGGTACGTATCAACAGAAGTACAATTTTATTTAATAGTTCCGTTTATTTATATTTTTTTGCGCGATCGTTTAACCAAACTCAAACAAATAATTACCACATTTATTATCCTAATCCTGTTTTCTTTGTGCCTTAGATTAATAATTTGGACACTTATTACTACTCACACACCCCTTCTCGACCAACAAATGAATAGCTTTATTAGCTATATTTATATTCCCTTAATCACCAACTTAGAATCTTTTTTTTGCGGTTTTTTAGTCAATGCCTTAATTATTAACCAAAAAGCCAAAGAATCTATTAATCAAACCAAAAAAACATTTATTACCCAACCCAAGCTAGCTTTATTATTAATAATGCTACTCTACATTCTTACAGCTTATTGTAGATATCACCATCAATTTTACTTGCTATTTATCGCTCCCTCAATAACCGCTATCTTAACATCAGCATTTCTTTACTTAATAGAATCCGACCCTTACCCGAAATCTTATCACTTTCCCCAAACATCCTTTTGGGAATTACCCCTCATAATCTTCGGTTACTTAGGCCACTTCTCTTACGGAATTTACATTTGGCATTATCCAATAATTACCAAATTAACTCCTATCTTACTAATTTCAAATAATCCCCTAAAAGCCTTCTTCTTCCGATTTATAGAAACCATAACTTTATCCACATTGCTAGCCATAGCAACCTATTACCTAATCGAACAACCAGCAATAAAACTCAAAAAAACTTCTATTCGTAGGGTGCGTTAG
- a CDS encoding MBL fold metallo-hydrolase, translating to MKRRKLLRYTGASLLTAFGTAWASGWQATQAQTGGSLSIRWLGHTCFLFTSGNQRVLVNPFRTIGCTAGYRLPKVEADLVLISSQLFDEGAVEGLPGNPKILYEPGVYQFNGVQYQGIRTNHDTVGGRRFGTNVAWRWTQGGINILHLGGAAAPIELEQKILMGKPDLLMVPVGGGQKAYNPTQAMDAIKSLNPKLVIPTHYRTQAADSNSCDIVGLDEFLKLSNGSGMPVRNINSDSVTISTADLPANGSTVKVLSYQFNSARLDPKRSS from the coding sequence ATGAAACGGCGAAAGTTGCTGCGTTATACAGGGGCGAGTTTGCTTACGGCTTTTGGTACTGCTTGGGCTTCAGGATGGCAAGCAACGCAAGCTCAAACGGGTGGTTCGCTATCAATCCGATGGTTAGGACACACTTGCTTTTTGTTTACTAGTGGTAATCAGCGAGTATTAGTAAATCCTTTTCGCACAATTGGTTGTACTGCTGGTTATCGTTTGCCAAAGGTAGAGGCAGATTTAGTTTTAATTAGTAGTCAATTGTTTGATGAAGGTGCAGTAGAAGGGTTGCCAGGTAATCCTAAGATTCTTTATGAACCTGGTGTTTATCAGTTTAATGGGGTTCAGTATCAGGGTATTCGTACTAATCATGATACGGTGGGTGGACGTAGGTTTGGAACGAATGTAGCTTGGCGTTGGACTCAAGGTGGTATTAATATTTTGCATTTAGGTGGGGCAGCAGCACCAATTGAACTTGAGCAAAAAATTCTTATGGGTAAACCAGATTTATTAATGGTTCCTGTTGGTGGTGGTCAGAAAGCTTATAATCCAACTCAAGCAATGGATGCGATTAAATCTTTGAATCCAAAGTTGGTAATTCCTACTCATTATCGGACTCAGGCTGCTGATAGTAATAGTTGCGATATTGTGGGTTTGGATGAATTTTTGAAATTAAGCAATGGTAGTGGTATGCCTGTTCGCAATATTAATAGTGATTCTGTAACTATTAGTACTGCTGATTTACCTGCCAATGGTTCTACTGTCAAGGTTTTGAGTTATCAGTTTAATTCTGCGCGTCTCGATCCAAAAAGAAGTAGTTAA
- a CDS encoding anthranilate synthase component II: MILVIDNYDSFTYNLVQYLGELAAEFPVAADIQVYRNDQITLEQIRELKPDGVVISPGPGRPEDAGISPDLIRDLGATLPIFGVCLGHQAMGLVFGGKIVSAPELMHGKTSQVYHKGVGVFQDVETPMTATRYHSLVIEKETCPEVLEITAWVEDGTIMGVRHRDYPHIQGVQFHPESILTHSGKQLLRNFLKSL, from the coding sequence TTGATTTTAGTAATTGATAATTACGATAGCTTTACTTACAATCTGGTGCAGTATTTAGGAGAATTAGCTGCTGAATTCCCTGTCGCTGCTGATATTCAGGTTTATCGCAACGACCAAATTACTTTAGAACAAATTCGGGAACTCAAACCAGACGGAGTAGTAATTTCCCCTGGCCCCGGAAGACCCGAAGATGCAGGCATTTCTCCAGATTTGATTCGAGATTTAGGGGCAACTTTACCAATTTTTGGTGTTTGTTTAGGACATCAAGCAATGGGTTTAGTGTTTGGCGGTAAAATCGTTTCCGCACCCGAATTAATGCACGGTAAAACTTCTCAGGTTTATCACAAAGGCGTAGGAGTTTTCCAAGATGTGGAAACTCCAATGACTGCTACTCGCTACCACAGTTTAGTTATTGAAAAAGAAACTTGCCCAGAAGTTCTGGAAATTACTGCTTGGGTGGAAGATGGCACAATTATGGGAGTACGCCATCGTGATTATCCCCACATTCAAGGAGTTCAGTTTCACCCAGAAAGCATTCTCACCCATTCAGGAAAGCAACTGCTAAGAAACTTTCTTAAGTCGCTTTAA
- a CDS encoding diacylglycerol kinase, producing the protein MPSKNSRSSNRHIVATNSASVPGDASSSTNNLTEQVGDSKRELAWQVASNLLVSFKYAWAGLRYGFGTQRNFRIHVVIGIFAISLGIFLRLTPVEISLIGITIGLVLAMELINTAIESVVDLTVKQTYHELAKIAKDCAAGAVLVSALAAILVAGSLLLPPLFALIGQSNLFSIFK; encoded by the coding sequence ATGCCATCAAAAAATTCTCGTTCCTCAAATCGTCATATTGTAGCTACTAATTCTGCCTCTGTGCCTGGTGACGCTTCTTCATCAACAAATAACTTAACGGAACAGGTAGGCGACTCAAAACGTGAACTTGCTTGGCAGGTTGCTTCTAATTTACTAGTAAGTTTTAAGTATGCTTGGGCGGGGCTGAGATACGGTTTTGGTACCCAACGTAATTTCCGCATTCATGTTGTGATTGGGATTTTCGCAATCTCACTAGGTATTTTTCTCCGTCTGACTCCTGTAGAAATCTCTTTGATTGGAATTACGATCGGATTAGTTCTAGCAATGGAGTTAATTAACACCGCAATTGAGTCAGTAGTTGACTTAACAGTGAAACAAACTTACCACGAGCTAGCCAAAATTGCTAAAGATTGTGCGGCAGGTGCCGTACTAGTTTCGGCACTAGCAGCTATTTTAGTCGCAGGTTCGTTGTTACTACCTCCTTTATTTGCACTAATTGGACAATCAAATTTGTTTTCGATTTTTAAATAG
- the ybeY gene encoding rRNA maturation RNase YbeY, with product MEVELNVQDFFSESSLNTGIDEETWQKWFYAWLETLQPNNSLAKSYEISLRLTDDAEIHSLNAQYRQQDKPTDVLAFAALEDNIPQSDEMLESLPLYLGDIVISVDTAQRQAQQQGHSLQTELAWLASHGLLHLLGWDHPDDESLRRMLHQQTSLLETIGLAI from the coding sequence GTGGAAGTAGAACTAAATGTACAGGATTTTTTTTCGGAGTCGTCCCTAAACACGGGAATTGATGAGGAAACCTGGCAGAAATGGTTCTACGCTTGGCTAGAAACTTTGCAACCCAACAATTCCCTAGCAAAAAGCTATGAAATCAGCCTCCGCCTCACTGACGATGCGGAAATTCACTCACTAAACGCTCAGTATCGTCAGCAAGATAAGCCAACAGATGTTTTGGCATTTGCAGCTTTAGAAGATAATATTCCTCAATCAGATGAAATGCTGGAGTCCTTGCCGCTGTACCTTGGTGATATTGTAATTTCTGTCGATACCGCTCAACGGCAAGCACAACAACAAGGTCACTCTTTGCAAACAGAGTTAGCTTGGTTAGCTTCTCATGGCTTACTTCATCTTTTAGGCTGGGATCATCCTGATGATGAAAGTTTGAGGCGAATGCTGCATCAACAAACTAGCTTGTTGGAAACTATTGGCCTTGCTATTTAG
- a CDS encoding DUF3285 domain-containing protein, which translates to MSNPTSSIEPPEISPSETTTPPSGTASEPKPSYVKLAMRNMVRKRGTSLKHFFLTTVGLLGVLIGLAYLTR; encoded by the coding sequence ATGAGTAACCCAACTTCATCGATCGAACCACCGGAAATTTCCCCAAGTGAAACTACTACGCCACCTTCAGGTACTGCTAGCGAACCAAAGCCAAGTTATGTAAAACTAGCGATGCGTAATATGGTACGCAAGCGGGGTACTTCTCTTAAACACTTTTTTTTGACAACTGTTGGCTTATTAGGGGTTTTGATTGGTCTTGCTTATCTCACTCGTTGA